The genomic segment NNNNNNNNNNNNNNNNNNNNNNNNNNNNNNNNNNNNNNNNNNNNNNNNNNNNNNNNNNNNNNNNNNNNNNNNNNNNNNNNNNNNNNNNNNNNNNNNNNNNNNNNNNNNNNNNNNNNNNNNNNNNNNNNNNNNNNNNNNNNNNNNNNNNNNNNNNNNNNNNNNNNNNNNNNNNNNNNNNNNNNNNNNNNNNNNNNNNNNNNNNNNNNNNNNNNNNNNNNNNNNNNNNNNNNNNNNNNNNNNNNNNNNNNNNNNNNNNNNNNNNNNNNNNNNNNNNNNNNNNNNNNNNNNNNNNNNNNNNNNNNNNNNNNNNNNNNNNNNNNNNNNNNNNNNNNNNNNNNNNNNNNNNNNNNNNNNNNNNNNNNNNNNNNNNNNNNNNNNNNNNNNNNNNNNNNNNNNNNNNNNNNNNNNNNNNNNNNNNNNNNNNNNNNNNNNNNNNNNNNNNNNNNNNNNNNNNNNNNNNNNNNNNNNNNNNNNNNNNNNNNNNNNNNNNNNNNNNNNNNNNNNNNNNNNNNNNNNNNNNNNNNNNNNNNNNNNNNNNNNNNNNNNNNNNNNNNNNNNNNNNNNNNNNNNNNNNNNNNNNNNNNNNNNNNNNNNNNNNNNNNNNNNNNNNNNNNNNNNNNNNNNNNNNNNNNNNNNNNNNNNNNNNNNNNNNNNNNNNNNNNNNNNNNNNNNNNNNNNNNNNNNNNNNNNNNNNNNNNNNNNNNNNNNNNNNNNNNNNNNNNNNNNNNNNNNNNNNNNNNNNNNNNNNNNNNNNNNNNNNNNNNNNNNNNNNNNNNNNNNNNNNNNNNNNNNNNNNNNNNNNNNNNNNNNNNNNNNNNNNNNNNNNNNNNNNNNNNNNNNNNNNNNNNNNNNNNNNNNNNNNNNNNNNNNNNNNNNNNNNNNNNNNNNNNNNNNNNNNNNNNNNNNNNNNNNNNNNNNNNNNNNNNNNNNNNNNNNNNNNNNNNNNNNNNNNNNNNNNNNNNNNNNNNNNNNNNNNNNNNNNNNNNNNNNNNNNNNNNNNNNNNNNNNNNNNNNNNNNNNNNNNNNNNNNNNNNNNNNNNNNNNNNNNNNNNNNNNNNNNNNNNNNNNNNNNNNNNNNNNNNNNNNNNNNNNNNNNNNNNNNNNNNNNNNNNNNNNNNNNNNNNNNNNNNNNNNNNNNNNNNNNNNNNNNNNNNNNNNNNNNNNNNNNNNNNNNNNNNNNNNNNNNNNNNNNNNNNNNNNNNNNNNNNNNNNNNNNNNNNNNNNNNNNNNNNNNNNNNNNNNNNNNNNNNNNNNNNNNNNNNNNNNNNNNNNNNNNNNNNNNNNNNNNNNNNNNNNNNNNNNNNNNNNNNNNNNNNNNNNNNNNNNNNNNNNNNNNNNNNNNNNNNNNNNNNNNNNNNNNNNNNNNNNNNNNNNNNNNNNNNNNNNNNNNNNNNNNNNNNNNNNNNNNNNNNNNNNNNNNNNNNNNNNNNNNNNNNNNNNNNNNNNNNNNNNNNNNNNNNNNNNNNNNNNNNNNNNNNNNNNNNNNNNNNNNNNNNNNNNNNNNNNNNNNNNNNNNNNNNNNNNNNNNNNNNNNNNNNNNNNNNNNNNNNNNNNNNNNNNNNNNNNNNNNNNNNNNNNNNNNNNNNNNNNNNNNNNNNNNNNNNNNNNNNNNNNNNNNNNNNNNNNNNNNNNNNNNNNNNNNNNNNNNNNNNNNNNNNNNNNNNNNNNNNNNNNNNNNNNNNNNNNNNNNNNNNNNNNNNNNNNNNNNNNNNNNNNNNNNNNNNNNNNNNNNNNNNNNNNNNNNNNNNNNNNNNNNNNNNNNNNNNNNNNNNNNNNNNNNNNNNNNNNNNNNNNNNNNNNNNNNNNNNNNNNNNNNNNNNNNNNNNNNNNNNNNNNNNNNNNNNNNNNNNNNNNNNNNNNNNNNNNNNNNNNNNNNNNNNNNNNNNNNNNNNNNNNNNNNNNNNNNNNNNNNNNNNNNNNNNNNNNNNNNNNNNNNNNNNNNNNNNNNNNNNNNNNNNNNNNNNNNNNNNNNNNNNNNNNNNNNNNNNNNNNNNNNNNNNNNNNNNNNNNNNNNNNNNNNNNNNNNNNNNNNNNNNNNNNNNNNNNNNNNNNNNNNNNNNNNNNNNNNNNNNNNNNNNNNNNNNNNNNNNNNNNNNNNNNNNNNNNNNNNNNNNNNNNNNNNNNNNNNNNNNNNNNNNNNNNNNNNNNNNNNNNNNNNNNNNNNNNNNNNNNNNNNNNNNNNNNNNNNNNNNNNNNNNNNNNNNNNNNNNNNNNNNNNNNNNNNNNNNNNNNNNNNNNNNNNNNNNNNNNNNNNNNNNNNNNNNNNNNNNNNNNNNNNNNNNNNNNNNNNNNNNNNNNNNNNNNNNNNNNNNNNNNNNNNNNNNNNNNNNNNNNNNNNNNNNNNNNNNNNNNNNNNNNNNNNNNNNNNNNNNNNNNNNNNNNNNNNNNNNNNNNNNNNNNNNNNNNNNNNNNNNNNNNNNNNNNNNNNNNNNNNNNNNNNNNNNNNNNNNNNNNNNNNNNNNNNNNNNNNNNNNNNNNNNNNNNNNNNNNNNNNNNNNNNNNNNNNNNNNNNNNNNNNNNNNNNNNNNNNNNNNNNNNNNNNNNNNNNNNNNNNNNNNNNNNNNNNNNNNNNNNNNNNNNNNNNNNNNNNNNNNNNNNNNNNNNNNNNNNNNCTCTTCTTCGAGAAACCCATCAAGTCATTCAACCAAGAGAACCCGGGACTCGAAGATATTTCAATCGAGATCCTTAATTTTCCTTGCACAGAGCTCGGTTTGCCTGAAGGATGCGAGAACAGCGATTTCATCTTCTCCAGCCCTGACCTAGCCAAAGGTGACTTGAGTCAAAAGTTTTTACTTGCAATGAAATATTTCGAAGAGCCACTAGAGAAGGTCCTCGAGACAACAAAACCAGACTGTCTAGTTGGAAACATGTTCTTCCCTTGGGCCACTAAAGTCGCTGAGAAGTTTGGAGTGCCGAGACTTGTGTTCCACGGAACAGGCTGTTTCTCTATATGTGCTTCTCATTGTATAAGGCTTCACAAGCCTTACGAGAATGTAGCGTCGAGCTCTGAGCTCTTTGTGATTCCTGAACTTCCAGGAGATATTGTGATTACAGAGGAACAGGTcatagagaaagaggaagagtcaGTAATGGGGAAGTTTATGAAAGAAATAAGAGAatcagagagagaaagctttggTGTGTTGGTGAACAGCTTCTACGAGCTTGAACCGGCTTACTCCGATTTCTTAAAGAGCTTTGTGGCCAAAAGAGCGTGGCTTATCGGTCCTCTTTCTTTAGGCAATAGAAAGTTCGAGGAGAAAGCAGGAAGAGGCAAAAAGGCAAGCATTGATGAGCATGAATGTTTGAAATGGCTTGATTCCAAGAAATGTGATTCAGTCGTTTACTTGTCCTTTGGAACCATGTCAAGCTTCAATAACGAGCAGCTGATAGAGATTGCAGCTGGGTTGGAAATGTCAGGACATGATTTTGTTTGGGTGGTTAACAAAAATGGGAGCCAAGGTACCATAtacatctcttctctcttggtATTGTTTGCAGCTTAATCCTCTGTTATTTGTTATTCCATACTCTTTTGCATTAATATGTGAATAGGTGAGAAGGAAGAGTGGTTACCAGAGGGATTCGAAGAGAAGACGAAAGGAAAAGGATTGATCATCCGCGGGTGGGCGCCACAAGTGCTGATACTAGACCACCAAGCACTTGGTGGATTTGTGACTCATTGCGGATGGAACTCACTTCTAGAAGGCGTAGCAGCGGGATTGCCAATGGTGACATGGCCAGTAGGAGCCGAGCAGTTCTACAACGAGAAATTGGTGACACAAGTGTTGAAAACAGGAGTGAGTGTAGGAGTGAAGAAGTTGATGCAAGTCGTTGGAGACTTCATTAGCAGAGAGAAAGTGGAGAGAGCGGTAAAAGAAGTGATGGTtggagaagagaggagaaaacGGGCGAAAGAGTTGGGGAAAATGGCTAAAAATGCGGTGAAAGAAGGAGGATCTTCAGATATTGAGTTGAATAGGTTGATGGAAGAGCTTAAGTTGGTTAAATTGCAAAAAggtaaggaaaaataaaatcaaaagctGAATGTATTGAAAGTTAAGGAACAATGTTTTTGTAATTCTGTTGGTTTGAGTTACATAAAATTTAGTACAAACTAAAATTGTAGTTGTTCATTGAAGTTTACGAAGTTGGTACCATTGGTAAACGAATGTGAAGTTAGGTTCTTGAGGCAGGACACAAACCCAACAATAGTTCCGTTTTCTAGTTCTGTTCGTTCTGTTATGACAAAGAACAATAGAACCGCAAGGACTCCAACATCAAtttctaacttttctttttaaaattaaaacaaagataaattttatttacatgcattttattttgattagcATCAAACTATCTGTAACAAATAAGTTTTGCATTACCAACCCCaatagtaatttgtttttttttcattggatTCTGCAGTTCGTTTTATACTGGTCAAACATCATCGGAGATAGTTATGGTTatatttcaaagaataaatatgTGAGAATTATGGTGGGCATTTCGGTTTAAgttcgggttcggtttgggttcggttcggtttggttaatTCGATTTTCATAAAATTCTAACCATACTCAACCattattagtttggtttggtttgggtttgggtcggtttatattcggtttggtttggttcggtttcgctttaattcagtttgattttattcggtttaaaaatcaattaatgtaacaaaacaaaattcattgtCCTTTGTAAGTTGAATAATTCAAAGAATCCATGCAAATTTTACCTAAAAtgataactatataaatattaaatgttaagtaattagaaaaaataaaaatgaaacaaactacACAATGTAAGAAGATAAAACAgtataattttttgtaaaaacctTTATAAGTCTTTACAATTTTACTCTTTAAAATCTAGGGTCaaagttttagaaataattaaatctaatttaacataaatgaattcataaaaaataaatttatgaatacATATTATACcataattatgtatattattaattatttaattaataaaaagcaCATTGGgttatcggttcggtttgggtttaaaccgaaccgaaccggaccgtttgggttgacaagAAACTTAACCAAATGGTTTGAGTGTAGGattggatttggtttgggtCGGTTTCAGTTCGGTTgggtcggttcggttcggtttggttcggttaaaATGCCCACCCCTAGTGAGAATTACAATATGTGATTATttcggtttttattttaatatgattattaaatttgagagttataaaatatgtgatagaatatgaaatttactaaaatatgtgagaaggttcaccaaaaatatatttattagttgttttaaGTATTATCTTTTTAGTTAATATAGCTATAAATAAATGATAGAAATttcaaccaaatcaaattaatatgaaaGTTACAAGATATGTGATAGAATATGTGAGAAGGTTGAAAGTTACAATAatgtaataatcatatcatgttaactatttctattaaaaataaaaaaataaagagaaaatcgTTATTTTGGACAATATGCTACTCACATTAAAGAATAAATTGAACatcttataatgtataatatcaaattatattttgtcttaagtataaaaataaataagataatgtatgtcatataaattcaattaaaatattaaggagaaaatgacacatgtcTCAAAAAGTGAaccttatttaattatataagattatcaAACCACAATAATCTATAGGGAGTGATTATCATTATCTTAGTATTAGTTTCACTTTTTgtccatacaaaaaaaaaaagttcaaaatactTCTCAAAAGTGATTTACAAGTTACAGAGATTTTGGTTCCAAAGGACCTAGAAAACTGATCCTAAATAGTGACGTATGTAAACACGTCAGAACACATTATATATACCCAAAATAGTCCCACCCATGATCCAGTGCTATATGGATAAACTGCTAAAACCATTCAACACGACACCAAAACATCACTTCAATATCTCTAGCTCATTTCAGCTAATATTAGCTTTCTTTTAGTTTCTGAGaacttctcattttcttttcgACCAAAGTCAAACATGGGTAGTGATCATCCTCCTCGTAAGCTCCATGTTATATTCTTCCCTTTCATGGCTGATGGCCATATGATACCAACTGTAGACATGGCTAAGCTTTTCTCCAGCAGAGGAGCCAAATCCACAATCCTTACCACACCTCTCAACGCCAAGTTCCTCCAAAAACCAATCGACGCTTTCAAGAATCTGAATCCGGGTCTCGAAATCGACATCATGATCTTCGACTTCCCTTGCGTGCAGCTCGGGTTACCAGAAGGATGCGAAAACATTGATTTCTTCACCGGAGACAACAATGCTGATAGACAAGATCATATGACCTTAAAGTTCTTTTCGTCGACAAGGTTTTTCAAAGACCAGCTTGAGAAGCTCCTCCAGACAACGAGACCGGATTGTCTTATCGCCGACATGTTCTTCCCCTGGGCTACTGAAGCTGCTGAGAAGTTCAATGTGCCAAGACTTGTGTTCCACGGCGTTGGCTACTTCTCTTTATGCTCTATATATTGCATGAGAGTGCATAACCCACAAAACACAGTAGCTTCGAGTTGTGAGCCATTTGTGATCCCTGATCTCCCTGGGAACATAGTGATAAGTAAAGACCAGATTGCAGATTGTGATGGAGAAAGCGAGATGGGGAAGTTTATGACAGAGGTTAGGGAATCGGAAGTGAAGAGCTCAGGAGTTGTCGTGAATAGTTTTTATGAGCTTGAACCGGATTACGCCGACTTTTACAAAAGTTTTGTACAAAAGAGATCTTGGCATATTGGTCCGCTCTCTGTTTACAGCAGAGGATTTGAGGAAAAGGCTGGAAGAGGAAATAAAGCGAGCATTGATGAGGTAGAATGCCTGAAATGGCTTGACTCCAAGAAACCAGGTTCAGTCATTTACATTTCCTTTGGGAGCGTGGCTTCCTTCAAGAACGAGCAGCTGATAGAGATCGCTGCAGGATTAGAAGCTTGTGGAACAAGTTTCATCTGGGTTGTTAGGAAAAGCACAGGTATTGAAATGAACTTTTGAAACAATTGCAGCTTGGGTTTATCTGTTTAGCGTCTGAAACAAAACTTGGTATGAATAGGTGACGAAGAAGAATGGTTACTAGAAGGGTTCGAAGAGAGGGTGAAAGGTAAAGGAATGATAATAAGAGGATGGGCTCCACAGGTGCTGATACTTGACCACCAAGCAACAGGTGGGTTTGTGACTCATTGCGGCTGGAACTCGCTTCTTGAAGGAGTGGCTGCAGGGCTACCGATGGTGACATGGCCGGTTGGAGCGGAGCAATTCTACAACGAGAAATTGGTAACGCAAGTGCTCAGAACAGGAGTAAGCGTGGGAGCGAAAATGCATTTTAGGAGTACTGGAGATTTCATTAGCAGAGAGAAAGTGGAGAGAGCGGTGAGGGAGGTGTTGGCTGGGGAAGAGGCAGAGGAGAGGCGGGGACGAGCAAAGAAGCTGGCGAAGATGGCTAAAGCTGCCGTGGAAGAAGGAGGGTCTTCTTTCAACGATCTTAACAGTTTCATAAAAGAGTTTAGCTCATAATCAGTAAAGACAGATTTGTACAGTTTCATTGAAGAGCTCAGTGAGAGATTGAAGAGTAGTTCGATTCTGCTTGGTctacaataaaatatatgtatcaaATACCATTTGTCTTCAGTTCTGAGTCTGAGAAATGTTActcctaaaataaaaaaatttagcttCAGAAAGCCAAAAATTGACAGAATATATGTGaattactatatatagtaaTGGGAAGGATTCTAGCGTCCGAGCAACGGGAGAGCTGGACCATCGGTGTTGGAACGCTATTACTCGATTTTACCAGCTGGTGAGCTTCGTAATAGCTAGACCGCCGGTGGTAGACCATCATTTTACTCCATTTTACCAGCTATCGAGCTTCAGAATAGCTAGACCACCGGTATTAGACCATAGTTGTTAATGTGGCAAATGTGATATTTTCTCAGCTTTGAAATTGACTAGTCATCACATCCATTTATTCCCTTAATTTTTGGAACTAAACGAATAGATTCTAAACATACAATATTCCACTTTTCAACCAAATATCAAAGCTCTCGAACTTCAAGATTACTAGCTTATTCTTAGAAGCTTTAGTTAGGTCAACTAGTATTGAGACCATGTTGGTTCTTCCTTTCTCCCAAACATGTGCAACGCATACATATATGGTGGAGCAGAGGGTGTAAAAGCCCAAATAATTCCATGCCCGGTGGAAATTTGGAAGTGAGAGCGAACGACGAATGGGTAGCATTACTGAAACAACGGTACGGAGACTGGAGCGGTGAAACAAAATGTATTGAGTTGAATAGGTTGATGGAAGAGCTTCAGttttttaaattgcaaaaagaGAAGGAATCAAAGTAATTAAGTAAAGCTGAATGTATTGAAAGTTAAGGAACAATGTTTTTGCAATTCTGTTGGTTTGAGTTACATAAAAATTAGTATGAATTAGTATTGTATTTGTTCATTCAAGTTTCCAATTAAAGAATGACCTTTATAGTTGGTACTATTGGTAAAAGGAATGTGAAGTTAGGTTCTTGAGGCATGAGAGGACACAAAATCCAACAATAGTTCCGTTTTCTAGTTTTGTTCGTTCTGttaaaacaaagaacaagagAACTACAAGAATTCCACTTAGATTTGGCACACACCAATATCAtttctaacttttctttttaaaattctaataattTCAGAGAAACTTTAATTACAGGCATTTTATTTGATTAGCATCAAACTATCTgtaacaaataatttgttttttttcattggaTACTGCAGTTCGTTTTATATTGGACTCTAGAAGtcttaaagtttttttctttgtttcattatCTCGATCAGGCACATGACTCACATTGATAAAAAGGGACAAAAACATGCAGTACATCTTAAGTCTCAAAAGTCTAAGAGGCGAATTGCAATATACGTTCTTCATGTACCTCACTTTTCTCTATTGCAATTTGCAAAGACCCAAATTGACCAAGACAAGTAAGTAAAGTAACCCAATACATTaagcaaaataataatataaataattaactaacaTTACACGTAGAGAAAAACATCaagtaaaaaaccaaaacattaaGAAGAGAAGTAGATCCCGAAACCTAGATATACAAGTTACAAGGTTTTGGATTCCGAAAGACCTTTTGAAAAGTGATCACATAGATTACAACTCTGGCACGTCTTTTAAGtaccaaagaaaccaaaactataCACGTATGTAAAGACGTCACTATcctcaaatatgttttttaccCATCATTATCCAAACTCCCGTGATCTATACGTTGTACAGATACTTATTATAGATTATCAAACCACAATAATCTATAGTGAGTGATTATCATTTATCTTAGTCAATTAGTTTCACTTTTTCTCcattagaaaaaacaaagttcAAAATAATTACTTCTTAAAAGTGATTTGTACAAATTACAAAGGACCTAGAAAACCGATCCTAAATAGTGACGTATGTAAACACGTCACAACCCATTATATAAGATATCCAAAAAATCCCACCCATGATACAAGCTATATATAGACGATATGTACAGTCTGCTAAAACCATTCAACACGACACCAAAACATCACTTCAAGATCTCTAGCTCATTTCACATAATTAGTTTTCTTTAGTTTCTGAGAACATCTCATTTTCTTTTCGACCAAAGTCAAACATGGGTAGTGATCATCCTCCTCGTAAGCTCCATGTTATGTTCTTCCCTTTCATGGCTCATGGCCATATGATACCAACTGTAGACATGGCTAAGCTTTTCTCTAGCAGAGGAGCCAAATCCACAATCCTTACCACACCTCTCAACGCCAAGATCCTCCAAAAACCAATCGACGCTTTCAAGAACCTGAATCCGGGTCTCGAAATCGACATCCAGATCTTCGACTTCCCTTGCGTGCAGCTCGGGTTACCAGAAGGATGCGAAAACGCTGATTTCTTCACCTCAGACAACAATGTTGATAGACAAGATATGACCTTAAAATTCTTTATGTCGACAAGGTTTCTCAAAGACCAGCTTGAGAAGCTCCTCCAGACAACGAGGCCGGATTGTCTTATCGCCGACATGTTCTTCCCCTGGGCTACAAAAGCTGCTGAGAAGTTCAATGTGCCAAGACTTGTGTTCCACGGCACAGGCTACTTCTCTTTATGCTCTGATTATTGCATCAGAGTGCATAACCCACAAAACACAGTAGCTTCGAGTTGTGAGCCTTTTGTGATCCCTGATCTCCCCGGGAACATAGTGATCACTAAAGACCAGATCGGAGACCGTCATGGAGAAAGCGAGATGGGGAAGTTTATGGCTGAGGTTAGGGCATCGGAAGTGAAGAGCTCAGGAGTTGTTGTGAATAGTTTTTACGAGCTTGAACCGGAGTACGCCCATTTTTACAAAAGTTTTGTACAAAAGAGATCTTGGCATATTGGTCCACTCTCTCTTTACAGCAGAGGATTTGAGGAGAAGGCTGAGAGAGGAAAGAAAGCGAGCATTGACGAGGTAGAATGCCTGAAATGGCTCGACTCCAAGGAACCAGATTCAGTCATTTACATTTCCTTTGGGAGTGTGGCTTGCTTCAAGAACGAGCAGCTGATAGAGATCGCTGCAGGATTAGAAGCTTGTGGAACAAATTTCATCTGGGTTGTTAGGAAAAGCACAGGTATTGAAATGaactttttaaacaaatttcattTGGGTTTGTCTATTTTTGAGTCTGAACACAAAACTTGGTATGAATAGGTGACGAAGAAGAATGGTTACCAGAAGGGTTCGAAGAGAGGGTGAAAGGTAAAGGTATGATAATAAGAGGTTGGGCTCCACAGGTGCTGATACTTGACCACCAAGCAACCGGTGGGTTTGTGACTCATTGCGGCTGGAACTCGCTTCTTGAAGGAGTGGCTGCAGGGCTACCGATGGTGACATGGCCAGTTGGAGCAGAGCAATTCTACAACGAGAAATTGGTAACGCAAGTGCTCAGAACAGGAGTGAGCGTGGGAGCAAAAAAGCATGTTAGGAGTACTGGAGATTTTATTAGCAGAGAGAAAGTGGATAAAGCGGTGAGGGAGGTGTTGGCTGGGGAAGAGGCAGAGGAGAGGCGGGGACGGGCAAAGAAGCTGGCGAAGATGGCTAAAGCTGCCGTGGAAGAAGGAGGGTCTTCTTTCAACGATCTAAACAGTTTCATAGAAGAGTTTAGCTCATAATCAGCAAAGACAGATTTGAATAGCTGCATTGAAGAGCTCATCAGTGAGAGATTGAAGAGTAGTTAGACTCTGCTTGGTCTACTTGTGCTACAAtaacatacatatatgtatCAAATACCATTTGTCTTCAGTTGTGAGTCTGAGAAATGTTACTCCTAAAGTAAAAAATTTGCTTCTGAAAGCCAAAAATTGACAGAGAATGggtgggatatatatatatacttatatcaaTGGAATAAATAGATTTTGCTATCAACTATGGAAGATTCAAGGGATCTACTCCATCACTGCTGCTTCCTAGCTATGTAGAGTTCTCGGCTTCCCTTTTGATTTGCAGCGCAGCCCTTACAACGTTTCCCCTTGTAAGGATCCCAATCTTGTTGGGCggaaacaaaaacgaaaacaatgCGTTTAGAAACTGAAAGATCagaccaaaaccaaatcaaactgcagaaagaagaagaaaagactatGACTAATGAGATTCTCACCAGTTTTCCATCTGCATCCACAACTGGTAATCTTCGGAACTTTGTTTCCAGAAGCAACCTGGAGACCAAAAGATCTTGTAAGAAACGTTGCTCATAATGCCACTAGTTAAATCGGATTAAAACTCATTCCTTCTAAGCTTCTACCATTTACCTGGCTGCATCTTCTAGNTGGAACTCGCTTCTTGAAGGAGTGGCTGCAGGGCTACCGATGGTGACATGGCCAGTTGGAGCAGAGCAATTCTACAACGAGAAATTGGTAACGCAAGTGCTCAGAACAGGAGTGAGCGTGGGAGCAAAAAAGCATGTTAGGAGTACTGGAGATTTTATTAGCAGAGAGAAAGTGGATAAAGCGGTGAGGGAGGTGTTGGCTGGGGAAGAGGCAGAGGAGAGGCGGGGACGGGCAAAGAAGCTGGCGAAGATGGCTAAAGCTGCCGTGGAAGAAGGAGGGTCTTCTTTCAACGATCTAAACAGTTTCATAGAAGAGTTTAGCTCATAATCAGCAAAGACAGATTTGAATAGCTGCATTGAAGAGCTCATCAGTGAGAGATTGAAGAGTAGTTAGACTCTGCTTGGTCTACTTGTGCTACAAtaacatacatatatgtatCAAATACCATTTGTCTTCAGTTGTGAGTCTGAGAAATGTTACTCCTAAAGTAAAAAATTTGCTTCTGAAAGCCAAAAATTGACAGAGAATGggtgggatatatatatatacttatatcaaTGGAATAAATAGATTTTGCTATCAACTATGGAAGATTCAAGGGATCTACTCCATCACTGCTGCTTCCTAGCTATGTAGAGTTCTCGGCTTCCCTTTTGATTTGCAGCGCAGCCCTTACAACGTTTCCCCTTGTAAGGATCCCAATCTTGTTGGGCggaaacaaaaacgaaaacaatgCGTTTAGAAACTGAAAGATCagaccaaaaccaaatcaaactgcagaaagaagaagaaaagactatGACTAATGAGATTCTCACCAGTTTTCCATCTGCATCCACAACTGGTAATCTTCGGAACTTTGTTTCCAGAAGCAACCTGGAGACCAAAAGATCTTGTAAGAAACGTTGCTCATAATGCCACTAGTTAAATCGGATTAAAACTCATTCCTTCTAAGCTTCTACCATTTACCTGGCTGCATCTTCTAGATTGGTAGAATCACG from the Camelina sativa cultivar DH55 chromosome 12, Cs, whole genome shotgun sequence genome contains:
- the LOC104729825 gene encoding UDP-glycosyltransferase 73B3 isoform X3; amino-acid sequence: MGSDHPPRKLHVMFFPFMAHGHMIPTVDMAKLFSSRGAKSTILTTPLNAKILQKPIDAFKNLNPGLEIDIQIFDFPCVQLGLPEGCENADFFTSDNNVDRQDMTLKFFMSTRFLKDQLEKLLQTTRPDCLIADMFFPWATKAAEKFNVPRLVFHGTGYFSLCSDYCIRVHNPQNTVASSCEPFVIPDLPGNIVITKDQIGDRHGESEMGKFMAEVRASEVKSSGVVVNSFYELEPEYAHFYKSFVQKRSWHIGPLSLYSRGFEEKAERGKKASIDEVECLKWLDSKEPDSVIYISFGSVACFKNEQLIEIAAGLEACGTNFIWVVRKSTGDEEEWLPEGFEERVKGKGMIIRGWAPQVLILDHQATGGFVTHCGWNSLLEGVAAGLPMVTWPVGAEQFYNEKLVTQVLRTGVSVGAKKHVRSTGDFISREKVDKAVREVLAGEEKVDKAVREVLAGEEAEERRGRAKKLAKMAKAAVEEGGSSFNDLNSFIEEFSS
- the LOC104729822 gene encoding UDP-glycosyltransferase 73B1 isoform X2; the protein is MGTSSEVSKLHFLLFPFMAHGHMIPTLDMAKLFATKGAKSTILTTSLNSKLFFEKPIKSFNQENPGLEDISIEILNFPCTELGLPEGCENSDFIFSSPDLAKGDLSQKFLLAMKYFEEPLEKVLETTKPDCLVGNMFFPWATKVAEKFGVPRLVFHGTGCFSICASHCIRLHKPYENVASSSELFVIPELPGDIVITEEQVIEKEEESVMGKFMKEIRESERESFGVLVNSFYELEPAYSDFLKSFVAKRAWLIGPLSLGNRKFEEKAGRGKKASIDEHECLKWLDSKKCDSVVYLSFGTMSSFNNEQLIEIAAGLEMSGHDFVWVVNKNGSQGEKEEWLPEGFEEKTKGKGLIIRGWAPQVLILDHQALGGFVTHCGWNSLLEGVAAGLPMVTWPVGAEQFYNEKLVTQVLKTGVSVGVKKLMQVVGDFISREKVERAVKEVMVGEERRKRAKELGKMAKNAVKEGGSSDIELNRLMEELKLVKLQKGKEK
- the LOC104729825 gene encoding UDP-glycosyltransferase 73B3 isoform X2 is translated as MGSDHPPRKLHVMFFPFMAHGHMIPTVDMAKLFSSRGAKSTILTTPLNAKILQKPIDAFKNLNPGLEIDIQIFDFPCVQLGLPEGCENADFFTSDNNVDRQDMTLKFFMSTRFLKDQLEKLLQTTRPDCLIADMFFPWATKAAEKFNVPRLVFHGTGYFSLCSDYCIRVHNPQNTVASSCEPFVIPDLPGNIVITKDQIGDRHGESEMGKFMAEVRASEVKSSGVVVNSFYELEPEYAHFYKSFVQKRSWHIGPLSLYSRGFEEKAERGKKASIDEVECLKWLDSKEPDSVIYISFGSVACFKNEQLIEIAAGLEACGTNFIWVVRKSTGDEEEWLPEGFEERVKGKGMIIRGWAPQVLILDHQATGGFVTHCGWNSLLEGVAAGLPMVTWPVGAEQFYNEKLVTQVLRTGVSVGAKKHVRSTGDFISREKVDKAVREVLAGEEAEERRGRAKKLAKMAKAAVEEGGSSFNDLNSFIEEFSS
- the LOC104729825 gene encoding UDP-glucosyl transferase 73B2 isoform X1 → MGSDHPPRKLHVIFFPFMADGHMIPTVDMAKLFSSRGAKSTILTTPLNAKFLQKPIDAFKNLNPGLEIDIMIFDFPCVQLGLPEGCENIDFFTGDNNADRQDHMTLKFFSSTRFFKDQLEKLLQTTRPDCLIADMFFPWATEAAEKFNVPRLVFHGVGYFSLCSIYCMRVHNPQNTVASSCEPFVIPDLPGNIVISKDQIADCDGESEMGKFMTEVRESEVKSSGVVVNSFYELEPDYADFYKSFVQKRSWHIGPLSVYSRGFEEKAGRGNKASIDEVECLKWLDSKKPGSVIYISFGSVASFKNEQLIEIAAGLEACGTSFIWVVRKSTGDEEEWLLEGFEERVKGKGMIIRGWAPQVLILDHQATGGFVTHCGWNSLLEGVAAGLPMVTWPVGAEQFYNEKLVTQVLRTGVSVGAKKHVRSTGDFISREKVDKAVREVLAGEEAEERRGRAKKLAKMAKAAVEEGGSSFNDLNSFIEEFSS
- the LOC104729822 gene encoding UDP-glycosyltransferase 73B1 isoform X1, which translates into the protein MGTSSEVSKLHFLLFPFMAHGHMIPTLDMAKLFATKGAKSTILTTSLNSKLFFEKPIKSFNQENPGLEDISIEILNFPCTELGLPEGCENSDFIFSSPDLAKGDLSQKFLLAMKYFEEPLEKVLETTKPDCLVGNMFFPWATKVAEKFGVPRLVFHGTGCFSICASHCIRLHKPYENVASSSELFVIPELPGDIVITEEQVIEKEEESVMGKFMKEIRESERESFGVLVNSFYELEPAYSDFLKSFVAKRAWLIGPLSLGNRKFEEKAGRGKKASIDEHECLKWLDSKKCDSVVYLSFGTMSSFNNEQLIEIAAGLEMSGHDFVWVVNKNGSQGEKEEWLPEGFEEKTKGKGLIIRGWAPQVLILDHQALGGFVTHCGWNSLLEGVAAGLPMVTWPVGAEQFYNEKLVTQVLKTGVSVGVKKLMQVVGDFISREKVERAVKEVMVGEERRKRAKELGKMAKNAVKEGGSSDIELNRLMEELKLVKLQKGKEK